A stretch of DNA from Coccidioides posadasii str. Silveira chromosome 1, complete sequence:
CGAAAAACTAAGATCTATTTTTCCATGAGTACATCCACTTATTGCATCTAATGGTAGGCTCCCGTATTTACAAATTTGATTCAAGCGTCACCGCTTCCACCTCTTTGCCTTTTGCATAAATTCAACAAATTGAACTCAACTTATACCCGGAGCCACGGGCTTCTCGCGCCTCAACTTATCGTCACTTTCAACGAGAAATCCACGATACCCACACCCTGATGGATGCTACTCGTTGACAGTATATCAACATCCTCACATGCAAAGTCTGCGACGTTTTCTTCTCTCAAACCGCCACTGACCTCGATTAAGAAGCTTCCTCTTGGTTTGCCTTTTGCATCCCACTCATCTTTCAGCTGCCGAGCTGCTTGACGAACTTCTTCAGGGGAAAAATTATCCAACATTATAATGTCTGCGCCGGCACCGATAGCCGCATTCGCTTCCTCGATGCTGCGGCATTCGACTTCGATTTTGACAGCGAAACCACCAGCCGCTCGTGCAGCATCGACGGCAGAAGGAATCGCATCTGCGATTGTTATATTCTCGCCGCTACTGCTGTGAGATGCTCTGTCTTTATTGTAACAGGCCCAAATATGGTTGTCCTTGAGCATGGTCATTGAACTTAGGTCTTGACGGTGTGGATCAGCACCCCCAACAATGATACCATATTTTTCAACGAGTCTGAAGCCTGGTGTGGTCTTGCGGGTACCTGCTAGGATACCGCCCCATCCATGGGATCGAAGAATGGTGAGAAGGGATGATGCCCTGTACAGAAAGTCAGGCTACTGCCAACATCAACTGCGCCTTGCTGTGAGCGAGACGGCGGAGGCGGAAAGGATATATAGAACTCATACTTGGTGGCGATCCCTGAGCAACGAGCCAAGATATTTAGTGCAACCCGTTCGCCGAGGAGGAGTTTCCTCATTGGACCCCTGACGATGGCACAAACTGTGATAGGCTCGATTTTGTCACCTTCTTTGACTTTCCATTCAACGCTTTATAG
This window harbors:
- a CDS encoding uncharacterized protein (EggNog:ENOG410PG9R~COG:F~BUSCO:12269at33183) codes for the protein MAANHGALNNLLPLTHKRMVAAWLEEDCPSLDYGGFVVGEVEGEAKLLGKSKGMVAGVPFFDEVFAQLGCTVEWKVKEGDKIEPITVCAIVRGPMRKLLLGERVALNILARCSGIATKASSLLTILRSHGWGGILAGTRKTTPGFRLVEKYGIIVGGADPHRQDLSSMTMLKDNHIWACYNKDRASHSSSGENITIADAIPSAVDAARAAGGFAVKIEVECRSIEEANAAIGAGADIIMLDNFSPEEVRQAARQLKDEWDAKGKPRGSFLIEVSGGLREENVADFACEDVDILSTSSIHQGVGIVDFSLKVTIS